A single Pararhizobium sp. A13 DNA region contains:
- a CDS encoding metalloregulator ArsR/SmtB family transcription factor yields the protein MIIEKAASQLEALGNVTRLRIFRALVRAGDEGLPVGQLQEKLDIPGSTLSHHLKKLVDTGLVVQERQATTLICTTNYRDMDALVGYLVNECCADAKCGTKSKEVAA from the coding sequence ATGATTATCGAAAAAGCAGCATCCCAGCTTGAAGCTCTCGGCAATGTCACCCGCCTCCGGATTTTCCGGGCGCTGGTCCGCGCTGGTGACGAAGGCTTGCCGGTCGGCCAGTTGCAGGAAAAGTTGGACATCCCGGGATCAACACTGTCGCACCACCTGAAGAAGCTCGTGGATACCGGGCTCGTTGTCCAGGAGCGGCAGGCGACAACACTTATCTGCACGACGAACTACCGCGATATGGATGCTCTGGTTGGTTACCTCGTGAACGAATGCTGCGCGGATGCAAAGTGCGGGACAAAGTCGAAAGAGGTCGCCGCCTGA